GCAACCGTATTGAATTTGTGGGTGGACCGTATGACGGCCACCGTCAAAGTGTGCCGTCGCCGGAGGCCCTGGCCGAAACGGTGGCCTTGCCCGTGAATCGCAACATCTTTCGCATGCTGTCGGGCCTGCCCGCCATGGCCGGTGCCCGCACAACCAGCATTGCCATCTACGAGCTGGAGAAGGCGGACGACTGCGTGCGTTATTTTTTTCTCGGGGCCACTTCGGCCGCGGAGCCGTTTGCCCAGACCTGAGTTGCGACCGGATCGCATCGCGTGGACCGCAGGCGTAGGGTGGGACCAGCGAACTTGCGAGCGCCGGCCCACCGTCGGCGCGACGTCGTTCACGGTGGGCCGGCGCTCGCAAGCTCGCTGGTCGCACCCTACAATGATCTCATGAGCCATCAATGTCATCGGCTTCGCCTCCCGCGGTTGCCTGTCAGTCCGATTCGTTTTGCGTTGGCCGCTCTCGTCGGCGTTTTGATGGCCGTTGGTCCGCATACGATCACGGCGGCCGACGGTCCGACTGAGCCGGAGCCAGCTCTGGCGGAGCGGTCCGACGAACCCGACGTGGGCGAACCGGGCCGCATGAAGTTGAAGCGTCCGGGCGAGCGCGAGTTCATCGTCGATCTGGCCGATCTTATTTCATCGCCCGACGAGCAACACATCCGCGAGATTGCGACCAAGCTGCTCGACGACAAGGCGACGCCGGTCATCGTCGTCACGATCGAGTCGATGGCCAAGTACGGCGGCGACGGCATGCGCATCGAGACCTTCGCCCATCTGTTGTTCGATCAGTGGACGATCGGGCATGCCAAGCTCGACGGTCAGCTCTGGAACACCGGCATCTTGCTGCTGGTGTCGGCTGACGACCGCAAGGCCCGCATTGAGTTGGGCGCGGGCTGGAAGCACGAGCAAGACGCCTTGGCCCAGCAGATCATGGAAGAGCAAATCATTCCGCGTTTTCGCCAGGGCGACTTTTCCGGTGGCATCCTGGCCGGCATCGAAGCGCTCGACAAAATGGCGCGCGGCCTGGAGTTGCCGAAGCCACCCACGCCTTGGTGGCAGCCCGTGTTGGTCGTAGCGGCCATCGCGTTGATGATCTTCACGGTGGTCTCCCTCATTCGCCGCGGCGCCGGCGGTTGGGCCTGGCTCTTGTGGGGAGCGATCTTCTCGATCGTGGGCTACCTGCTTTACTCGTTCCTGAGAAGCTCCATGAACTCGGGCGGAGGCGATTTCTCAGGCGGTTCGTTCGGTGGAGGTTATTCGGGCGGCGGTGGCGCCACGGGGTCGTGGTAACGAGGAGAAACAATAACAATGCAGAGCGTTGCCAAGAAGCTCGCGGCCCACGACTACCAGCGGATCAACGAAGCGGTCGCGGCTGCCGAGGCGAAAACCTCGGCCGAGATTGTGCCGGTCGTGGCGGCCGTATCGGGTCGCTACGATCGGCCGGAAGACATCGTCGGCCTGTGGGCGGCTGCCGGTTCGTTGGCAGCCACGTGGGCGCTGTTGCCCGAACACGCCGGCGCGGGCGACTGGGGATCGTTGCCGCCTTGGGCGTATTTGTTGGTGCTGGTCTTCAGCATGGTGGTGGGCTTTGTCGTGGGCGCGGTCGTCGGTGCTCACGTCGATTGGTTGCGGCACTTGTTCACGCCCGCGCAGCAGATGCGCGACGAGGTGTTCGCCCGCTCGCGACAAGTGTTCTTCGACGGCCGTGTACACCACACGGCCGGCCGGACCGGACTGTTGATTTACGTTTCGCTTTTCGAGCGGATGGCCGCCATCGTCGCCGATGAAGCGGTGGTTGCCAAGCTCGGTCAGCCGGCCTTGGATGAGCTGCGCGACCATCTCACCGCATCGCTGCGCGGGCAGCCATTGGCCGACGCGATTTGCAACACCGTCGCGGCCGCCGGCCGGCGGTTGGCGGCCGTGCTGCCACGCGCCGAAGGCGACGTCAACGAACTGCCCGACGCGCTGGTGGTGCTCGATCGGCGGCTGTAGGGTTTCATGGATTGCCGAGTCCCACGAGCTCGCACGTCAAGATCCGCCGTGTTCCGGCGAATCTACTTTCAAAGGCACAACTGCAAAGGATAACCGTCATGCCGGACTGGGAGTGGATCGTTCATCGCACCACGGAGCTGACGCACGACCATTGGTTGAAAGTGGTGGCATCGGGTGCGGCGCTGGCGTTCAGCAGCTTGTGGGCCTTTTTCTGGACCTGGCGGAGCTGGCGCAGTCGCCAAGACATGGACGTGATTCATGTTTCGCAGAACACGATCGTCGTGCGCCGAACCGGCGCCGACGACACCGAGGAGTTCTGGTTGATCCTCGACGTCCACTTCGAAGATCCTCTGGAGCAAGTCATCTCGCATCCGATGCCGCGACGACTGATCCGGAGAGCCGCCAAGAAGAC
This portion of the Pirellulales bacterium genome encodes:
- a CDS encoding TPM domain-containing protein produces the protein MSHQCHRLRLPRLPVSPIRFALAALVGVLMAVGPHTITAADGPTEPEPALAERSDEPDVGEPGRMKLKRPGEREFIVDLADLISSPDEQHIREIATKLLDDKATPVIVVTIESMAKYGGDGMRIETFAHLLFDQWTIGHAKLDGQLWNTGILLLVSADDRKARIELGAGWKHEQDALAQQIMEEQIIPRFRQGDFSGGILAGIEALDKMARGLELPKPPTPWWQPVLVVAAIALMIFTVVSLIRRGAGGWAWLLWGAIFSIVGYLLYSFLRSSMNSGGGDFSGGSFGGGYSGGGGATGSW